In the genome of Paenibacillus sp. FSL R5-0766, one region contains:
- a CDS encoding ABC-2 family transporter protein, producing MYYMGLIWEYLKNYMKTRLTYRADFWVEILSDLLFQATNLIFIFVVFRHTDNLGGWSESEVLFVYGYFMVPYGIFSCFINLWGFSERYIVKGEMDRILTRPAHNLFQILLENVDPPALVGSFIGLIIMIFSGAEMGLMLEWWHIPALIILALSSVMIYAGIYTTLTSLSFYSDAPTGILPLMYNIQGYGRYPVTIYNRAIQVLLTWIIPFAFVGIYPAALFLERSEMHRMALLTPVIGLVFGSMGLLLWNFGVKRYRGAGS from the coding sequence ATGTACTATATGGGTCTGATCTGGGAATATTTGAAAAATTACATGAAAACACGACTCACGTACCGTGCTGATTTCTGGGTGGAGATCCTATCGGATCTGCTGTTCCAGGCAACCAACCTGATCTTTATCTTTGTGGTCTTTCGCCATACGGATAACTTGGGCGGCTGGAGTGAGAGTGAAGTGCTCTTTGTTTATGGATATTTTATGGTGCCCTATGGCATCTTCAGTTGTTTTATCAATCTGTGGGGATTCAGCGAGCGGTACATCGTCAAAGGAGAGATGGATCGGATCCTGACACGTCCTGCACATAACCTGTTCCAGATCTTGCTTGAAAATGTGGATCCGCCTGCACTCGTGGGCTCGTTTATCGGCCTGATCATCATGATCTTCAGTGGAGCAGAGATGGGTCTGATGCTGGAATGGTGGCATATCCCGGCATTGATTATTTTGGCACTCAGCTCAGTGATGATCTATGCCGGCATCTATACCACATTGACTTCACTATCCTTTTATTCGGACGCGCCAACAGGTATCCTGCCGTTGATGTATAACATTCAAGGATATGGACGCTACCCTGTAACGATCTATAACCGTGCCATTCAGGTGCTGTTAACCTGGATCATTCCGTTTGCCTTCGTGGGGATCTATCCCGCAGCCTTGTTCCTGGAAAGGTCCGAGATGCATCGCATGGCGCTGCTTACACCTGTGATAGGATTGGTATTTGGCTCCATGGGCTTGCTTTTGTGGAATTTTGGCGTGAAGCGTTATCGCGGAGCAGGTTCATAA
- the bcp gene encoding thioredoxin-dependent thiol peroxidase, producing MTLKVGELAPDFELPSSTGESVKLSDYRGQRVLLYFYPKDMTSSCTQQACDFRDRHAEFEGLNTVILGISTDPMKQHDKFIAKYGLPFTLLSDEEHVVAEQYGVWQLKKMYGKEYMGMVRSTFLIDEEGKLIKDWSKVRVKGHIEAALEALKSI from the coding sequence ATGACGTTAAAAGTAGGCGAATTGGCACCGGATTTTGAGCTTCCGTCCAGTACGGGAGAATCGGTAAAGCTTTCGGATTACCGCGGACAGCGGGTGCTGCTTTATTTTTATCCCAAAGATATGACCTCGTCCTGTACACAACAGGCTTGTGATTTTCGGGATCGACATGCTGAATTTGAAGGGCTGAACACGGTCATTCTCGGAATCAGCACCGATCCGATGAAACAACATGACAAGTTTATTGCCAAATATGGACTGCCGTTTACCTTGTTATCGGATGAAGAGCACGTTGTAGCCGAGCAATACGGTGTATGGCAGCTGAAGAAAATGTATGGCAAGGAGTACATGGGTATGGTTCGCTCCACTTTTCTGATTGATGAAGAGGGGAAATTGATCAAGGACTGGTCCAAAGTTCGGGTCAAAGGACATATCGAGGCAGCACTTGAGGCTCTGAAGTCCATATAG
- a CDS encoding endospore germination permease, translated as MLMKEKLTIRQFTLLTFLVMIGDMVLIYPSVVTAVGKQDAWFCSLIGLPIGLGIMWVLYKLHRTHPQLSLFEICNKLLGAWVGSVLSVAYLFYFAIGAAICVREVGDFMTTQIYLQTPIRVIILMIICSLAWGLIHGFRTIGLSSELLTPIVVVFIAFLFLGLLPQAKSSNLLPYFDIPWIHLVESVIRGAFTSFGELIVLSVFLPYVDPGPHFKRDFLLATFFGGLLLSLLLLLSLMVMGPTLTQHSIYISYALSQKINIGNFFERIEAFMAIAWLISTYFKSLLYLFAFVLGTAQLFQLKTYKPLILPSSLLLFALGILIAPNVIFYTDTIMPAWVDWDITVSFIIPLFLLLVYRIRSRKHKKQY; from the coding sequence ATGTTGATGAAGGAAAAACTCACAATTCGGCAGTTCACCCTGCTCACCTTCCTGGTTATGATTGGAGATATGGTTCTGATCTACCCTTCAGTCGTTACCGCAGTAGGCAAACAGGACGCATGGTTCTGTTCTCTCATTGGTCTGCCGATCGGTCTTGGCATCATGTGGGTTCTATATAAATTGCATCGAACACATCCACAGTTGTCGCTTTTTGAAATATGTAACAAGTTACTCGGGGCCTGGGTTGGTTCTGTGCTTTCAGTTGCCTATCTATTTTATTTCGCGATAGGTGCAGCCATATGTGTCCGTGAGGTCGGTGACTTCATGACAACCCAGATCTATCTACAGACCCCGATCCGGGTCATTATTCTAATGATCATTTGCTCCTTGGCCTGGGGGCTCATCCATGGTTTTCGTACGATAGGATTAAGCTCCGAGCTGTTAACCCCCATCGTTGTGGTGTTTATAGCTTTTCTCTTCCTTGGGCTTCTTCCTCAAGCCAAAAGTTCTAATCTTCTGCCTTACTTCGACATTCCCTGGATACATTTAGTAGAGTCTGTCATCCGCGGAGCATTTACTTCCTTTGGTGAACTTATTGTTCTTTCCGTATTTCTCCCCTATGTGGACCCCGGGCCCCATTTCAAACGGGATTTCTTGCTGGCTACCTTCTTTGGAGGATTACTATTAAGCTTGTTATTGTTGCTCTCACTCATGGTGATGGGACCTACGCTGACGCAGCACAGCATCTATATTTCATATGCCCTTTCGCAAAAAATTAATATTGGTAATTTCTTCGAACGAATCGAGGCATTCATGGCTATCGCCTGGTTGATCTCTACCTATTTTAAAAGTCTGCTGTATCTATTTGCTTTTGTGCTGGGAACAGCACAATTATTTCAATTAAAGACGTATAAACCTCTCATTTTGCCTTCGTCTCTGTTATTATTTGCCCTCGGTATCCTGATTGCTCCGAATGTTATTTTCTATACAGATACGATTATGCCTGCTTGGGTAGACTGGGATATCACCGTCAGCTTCATCATTCCCTTGTTCCTCCTGCTGGTATATCGCATTCGTTCACGCAAGCATAAGAAACAGTATTAA